A single window of Streptomyces cathayae DNA harbors:
- a CDS encoding DUF5133 domain-containing protein — translation MLLPARAEVARQLRRYRAWERVMLAAPTDRTVRTTFEDSGYTLCVLMGKRCAREAADAAERYLRTSLVTYLQEQSERTRPSATAWPGPVADDRPRPAAPARRAPPSIERRSPAGR, via the coding sequence ATGCTGCTACCCGCCAGAGCCGAAGTCGCCCGGCAGTTGCGTCGCTACCGGGCCTGGGAACGCGTGATGCTCGCCGCCCCGACGGATCGCACGGTCCGCACCACGTTCGAGGACTCGGGATACACCCTCTGCGTGCTGATGGGAAAGCGCTGCGCACGGGAGGCGGCCGACGCCGCCGAACGGTACCTGCGTACCAGTCTCGTCACCTACCTGCAGGAACAGAGCGAACGGACCCGTCCGTCCGCGACCGCGTGGCCCGGCCCGGTGGCGGACGACAGGCCGCGTCCGGCCGCCCCGGCGAGACGGGCCCCGCCGTCGATCGAGCGGCGCTCCCCGGCGGGAAGGTAA
- a CDS encoding VOC family protein yields the protein MNHDTPSTVGTTDVFSTHSVYGTPCWVSLTSRDIRTTEDFYTAVLGWRWRPARLGERFRIALMDGVPVAGLAGVADMWRMAVAWTPYFAARSADEAVSRVQERGGTLAVGPLSLPPGRAALLADRDGATFGVWEGELFTHWLSWRRSQPAFVRLHTRDAFDAAIFYGEVFDWGAAGAGHTEVVYEGDEVVLRSDGHVVACIESGALGSAPDPAIRPRWQVHFTVADVAACVRAAEQHGGSVLALRDDEAVLRDNEGAQFTVTSRHGR from the coding sequence ATGAACCACGACACCCCCTCCACCGTCGGTACGACGGACGTCTTCTCCACCCACTCCGTGTACGGGACACCCTGCTGGGTGAGCCTGACCAGTCGCGACATCAGGACGACCGAGGATTTCTACACGGCCGTGCTGGGCTGGCGGTGGCGCCCTGCCCGGCTGGGCGAGCGGTTCAGGATCGCCCTGATGGACGGCGTGCCGGTGGCCGGCCTCGCCGGGGTGGCCGACATGTGGCGGATGGCCGTGGCCTGGACCCCGTACTTCGCCGCGCGCAGCGCGGACGAGGCGGTGTCGCGGGTGCAGGAACGAGGTGGCACCCTGGCGGTCGGTCCCCTCTCCCTGCCTCCGGGGCGCGCGGCGCTGCTGGCCGACCGGGACGGCGCGACCTTCGGCGTCTGGGAGGGCGAGCTGTTCACCCACTGGCTCAGCTGGCGCCGGTCGCAACCCGCCTTCGTCAGGCTGCACACCCGTGACGCCTTCGACGCCGCGATCTTCTACGGCGAGGTCTTCGACTGGGGTGCGGCGGGGGCCGGACACACCGAGGTCGTCTACGAGGGCGACGAGGTGGTGCTGCGCAGTGACGGGCATGTGGTCGCCTGCATCGAGTCGGGGGCGCTGGGGTCGGCCCCCGATCCCGCGATCCGGCCGCGCTGGCAGGTCCACTTCACCGTGGCGGACGTGGCCGCGTGCGTCCGTGCCGCCGAGCAGCACGGCGGCAGTGTGCTGGCCCTGCGGGACGACGAGGCCGTGCTGCGCGACAACGAGGGCGCCCAGTTCACGGTGACCTCGCGCCACGGCCGCTGA
- a CDS encoding ANTAR domain-containing protein, whose product MTMPTDGDADAERILRLEEEVQQLKEAVVSHAVVDQAIGVIVAIGRVSPDQGWTVLKEVSQHTNVKLRDVAGTIVGWGSTGVLPPETGAELEKVLDRISRPPSAAPHVPGRNSC is encoded by the coding sequence GTGACCATGCCCACGGACGGGGACGCGGACGCGGAGCGGATCCTCCGGCTGGAGGAAGAGGTACAGCAGCTGAAGGAGGCGGTCGTCTCGCACGCGGTGGTGGACCAGGCGATCGGTGTGATCGTCGCGATCGGGCGGGTGTCACCCGATCAGGGGTGGACGGTGCTGAAGGAGGTCTCCCAGCACACCAACGTCAAACTCCGCGACGTGGCCGGGACGATCGTCGGCTGGGGAAGCACCGGCGTGCTGCCGCCGGAGACGGGCGCTGAGCTGGAGAAGGTCCTGGACCGGATCAGCCGGCCTCCGTCCGCAGCTCCTCACGTACCTGGGCGAAACAGCTGCTGA
- a CDS encoding RNA polymerase sigma factor SigF, with the protein MRIAGSTTKPHPHHDAPDTAEDFLRLARLPEGPERKALRDGLVRSWLPMAERIAVRFRGRGEALEDLYQVAALGLVKAVDHYDPARGNAFEAYAVPTVTGEIKRHFRDHMWTLHVPRRVQDLRNRVRHAVKELAQTTPGRAPTTAEIAAYAQLTEDEVRTGTEALECFSALSLEAEMPGTDGYALGDSLGGPDPAYDTVVDRVAVRPCLEALPERERLILYLRFFRGMTQSSIAELLGISQMHVSRLLSSCFAQVREELRTEAG; encoded by the coding sequence ATGCGTATCGCCGGCAGCACCACGAAGCCGCATCCCCACCACGACGCACCCGACACCGCCGAGGACTTCCTCCGCCTCGCCCGGCTGCCCGAGGGCCCCGAGCGTAAGGCGCTGCGGGACGGGCTCGTCCGTTCCTGGCTGCCCATGGCCGAGCGGATCGCCGTCCGCTTCCGGGGGCGCGGTGAGGCTCTGGAGGATCTGTACCAGGTGGCGGCTCTGGGCCTGGTCAAGGCGGTCGACCACTACGATCCGGCGCGCGGCAACGCTTTCGAGGCGTACGCCGTACCGACCGTCACCGGCGAGATCAAGCGTCACTTCCGGGACCACATGTGGACCCTGCACGTCCCCCGCCGGGTCCAGGACCTGCGCAACCGGGTGCGGCACGCCGTGAAGGAACTGGCCCAGACCACTCCCGGCCGGGCCCCGACGACCGCCGAGATCGCCGCGTACGCGCAGCTGACCGAGGACGAGGTGCGCACCGGCACGGAGGCTCTCGAATGTTTCTCCGCGCTGTCGCTGGAGGCGGAGATGCCCGGTACGGACGGCTACGCGCTCGGGGACTCGCTCGGCGGCCCGGACCCCGCCTACGACACCGTCGTCGACCGGGTGGCGGTCCGGCCCTGTCTCGAGGCGCTTCCGGAGCGCGAGCGGCTCATCCTCTATCTGCGGTTCTTCCGGGGCATGACGCAGAGCAGCATCGCCGAGCTGCTCGGCATCTCGCAGATGCATGTGTCCCGGCTGCTCAGCAGCTGTTTCGCCCAGGTACGTGAGGAGCTGCGGACGGAGGCCGGCTGA
- the treS gene encoding maltose alpha-D-glucosyltransferase: MIVNEPVPDTFEDTPAKDRDPDWFKRAVFYEVLVRSFQDSNGDGIGDLKGLTAKLDYLQWLGVDCLWLPPFFKSPLRDGGYDVSDYTAVLPDFGDLADFVEFADAAHQRGMRVIIDFVMNHTSDQHPWFQESRKDPDGPYGDYYMWADDNKGYPDARIIFVDTEASNWTYDPVRGQYYWHRFFSHQPDLNYENPRVQEEILAALRFWLDLGIDGFRLDAVPYLYAAEGTNCENLPASHAFLKRVRKEIDSQYPDTVLLAEANQWPEDVVDYFGDYTAGGDECHMAFHFPVMPRIFMAVRRESRHPVSEILAKTPAIPAGCQWGIFLRNHDELTLEMVTDEERDYMWAEYAKDPRMRANIGIRRRLAPLLDNDRNQIELFTALLLSLPGSPILYYGDEIGMGDNIWLGDRDAVRTPMQWTPDRNAGFSSCDPGRLFLPTIMDPVHGYQVSNVEASMASPSSLLHWTRRMIEIRKQNPAFGLGTYTELPSSNPAVLAFLREAPPNGENGDDLVLCVNNFSRFAQPTELDLSAFAGRHPVELFGGVRFPAVGELPYLLTLGGHGFYWFRLTRTAPRPRIGRRL, encoded by the coding sequence ATGATCGTCAACGAGCCCGTACCGGACACCTTCGAGGACACACCGGCGAAAGACCGCGACCCGGACTGGTTCAAACGGGCCGTCTTCTACGAGGTCCTGGTCCGTTCCTTCCAGGACAGCAACGGCGACGGCATCGGCGACCTGAAGGGGCTGACCGCCAAACTCGACTATCTGCAGTGGCTCGGCGTCGACTGCCTGTGGCTGCCCCCCTTCTTCAAGTCACCCCTGCGCGACGGCGGTTACGACGTCTCCGACTACACCGCCGTACTGCCCGACTTCGGTGACCTCGCCGACTTCGTCGAGTTCGCCGACGCCGCGCACCAGCGCGGCATGCGCGTGATCATCGACTTCGTCATGAACCACACCAGCGACCAGCACCCCTGGTTCCAGGAGTCCCGCAAGGACCCGGACGGCCCCTACGGCGACTACTACATGTGGGCCGACGACAACAAGGGCTATCCGGACGCGCGGATCATCTTCGTCGACACCGAGGCGTCCAACTGGACCTACGACCCGGTGCGCGGACAGTACTACTGGCACCGGTTCTTCTCCCACCAGCCGGACCTCAACTACGAGAACCCGCGCGTCCAGGAGGAGATCCTGGCGGCCCTGCGCTTCTGGCTGGACCTGGGCATCGACGGTTTCCGGCTGGACGCGGTGCCGTACCTGTACGCGGCCGAGGGCACCAACTGCGAGAACCTGCCCGCCTCGCACGCGTTCCTCAAGCGGGTGCGCAAGGAGATCGACAGCCAGTACCCGGACACCGTGCTGCTGGCCGAGGCGAACCAGTGGCCCGAGGACGTGGTCGACTACTTCGGCGACTACACCGCCGGCGGCGACGAATGCCACATGGCCTTCCACTTCCCCGTCATGCCCCGCATCTTCATGGCCGTACGCCGCGAATCGCGCCACCCGGTCTCCGAGATCCTCGCCAAGACCCCCGCCATCCCCGCCGGCTGCCAGTGGGGCATCTTCCTGCGCAACCACGACGAACTGACCCTGGAGATGGTCACCGACGAGGAACGCGACTACATGTGGGCCGAGTACGCCAAGGACCCCCGCATGCGCGCCAACATCGGCATCCGCCGCCGGCTCGCCCCGCTGCTGGACAACGACCGCAACCAGATCGAACTCTTCACCGCCCTGCTGCTGTCCCTGCCCGGCTCGCCGATCCTCTACTACGGCGACGAGATCGGCATGGGCGACAACATCTGGCTCGGCGACCGCGACGCGGTGCGCACCCCGATGCAGTGGACCCCCGACCGCAACGCCGGCTTCTCCTCCTGCGACCCGGGCCGGCTGTTCCTGCCCACCATCATGGACCCGGTCCACGGCTACCAGGTCAGCAACGTCGAGGCGTCCATGGCCTCCCCGTCCTCGCTGCTGCACTGGACCCGCCGCATGATCGAGATCCGCAAGCAGAACCCCGCCTTCGGCCTGGGCACCTACACCGAGCTGCCCTCCTCCAACCCCGCGGTCCTCGCCTTCCTGCGGGAGGCCCCCCCGAACGGGGAAAACGGAGACGACCTGGTGCTCTGCGTCAACAACTTCTCCCGCTTCGCCCAGCCCACCGAACTCGACCTGAGCGCCTTCGCGGGCCGCCATCCGGTCGAGCTGTTCGGCGGGGTGCGCTTCCCGGCCGTCGGTGAACTGCC
- a CDS encoding pep a2, translating into MKTTVPCYYHLDVEVSPERVGQVSRILAAHLRHWDLENLMESVCRGTEMLLHAIDEHATDKNTSIEMWWNGQHLITAVGDHDRALRPDQELRGCLEHIAASSDGWGCCAAETGSRVIWFSRRARAGERVPLVPAAPDPRVSEGLDLPRVISVAQLTRLVRTPAGLLEAAR; encoded by the coding sequence ATGAAGACGACAGTGCCCTGCTACTACCACCTCGACGTGGAAGTGAGCCCGGAGCGGGTGGGGCAGGTCAGCCGCATTCTGGCCGCTCACCTCCGGCACTGGGACCTGGAGAACCTGATGGAGTCCGTCTGCCGCGGCACCGAGATGCTGCTGCACGCCATCGACGAGCACGCCACCGACAAGAACACGTCGATCGAGATGTGGTGGAACGGCCAGCACCTCATCACGGCCGTCGGGGACCACGACCGCGCACTGCGACCCGACCAGGAGCTGCGCGGCTGTCTGGAGCACATCGCGGCCAGCAGTGACGGGTGGGGCTGCTGTGCCGCCGAGACCGGCAGCAGGGTCATCTGGTTCTCGCGGCGGGCCCGGGCCGGCGAACGCGTCCCGCTGGTGCCGGCCGCGCCCGATCCGAGGGTCAGCGAGGGCCTGGACCTGCCCCGCGTGATCAGCGTCGCCCAGCTGACCAGGCTGGTGCGCACCCCGGCCGGCCTTCTGGAGGCGGCCCGGTGA
- a CDS encoding NPP1 family protein, which produces MSSSSSRTHRRRWLTGLAGAAALVVAFPATAFAAPPPALPANADSLDQTFQPAYDYDTDGCYPTPAIGPDGAVNPGLNPTGALNGNCRDAPDLDSTNGYSRSKCNNGWCAIVYALYFEKDQALPGVSLGGHRHDWEHVVVWVQNDTAQYVATSRHGSFSIHARSAVRFEGTHPKIVYHKDGISTHCFRLAGPGDEPPENHKGSWQFPPLVGWNGYPAGLRDKLVAHNFGSANFGLKDGSFASHLAAAKPSGIPFDPNA; this is translated from the coding sequence GTGTCGTCGAGTTCGTCCCGAACGCACCGCAGGAGATGGCTGACCGGTCTCGCCGGTGCCGCCGCTCTCGTCGTCGCCTTCCCCGCCACCGCCTTCGCCGCTCCGCCGCCGGCCCTGCCGGCGAACGCGGACAGCCTCGACCAGACCTTCCAGCCCGCCTACGACTACGACACCGACGGGTGCTACCCCACACCCGCGATCGGCCCGGACGGAGCGGTCAACCCCGGGCTCAACCCGACCGGCGCCCTCAACGGCAACTGCCGTGACGCCCCGGACCTGGACAGCACCAACGGCTACTCACGCTCGAAGTGCAACAACGGCTGGTGCGCCATCGTCTACGCCCTGTACTTCGAGAAGGACCAGGCACTGCCGGGTGTCAGCCTCGGCGGCCACCGCCACGACTGGGAGCATGTCGTGGTGTGGGTGCAGAACGACACCGCTCAGTACGTCGCGACCTCCCGCCACGGCTCGTTCTCGATCCACGCCCGGTCGGCGGTCCGCTTCGAGGGGACGCACCCGAAGATCGTGTACCACAAGGACGGCATCAGCACGCACTGCTTCCGGCTCGCCGGTCCGGGTGACGAACCGCCGGAGAACCACAAGGGCAGCTGGCAGTTCCCGCCGCTGGTCGGCTGGAACGGCTATCCCGCCGGGCTGCGCGACAAACTCGTCGCCCACAACTTCGGCAGTGCGAACTTCGGCCTCAAGGACGGGAGTTTCGCCTCCCATCTGGCCGCGGCGAAGCCGTCGGGCATACCGTTCGACCCGAACGCCTGA
- the glgX gene encoding glycogen debranching protein GlgX codes for MTRRNNRKGAPAWSGRPYPLGAVPDSEGTNFALFSEVAERVELVLVDDAGRHTGVPLTEVDGSVWHGYLPGVGPGQRYGYRVHGPWAPAAGHRCNPAKLLLDPYATAVDGQIDNHPSLYERRPDGPDRADSAGHTMLGVVTDSAFDWGDDSRPGRSYADTVIYEAHVKGMTRAHPDVPAELRGTYAGLAHPAVVDHLTSLGVTAVELMPVHQFVQDGVLQSRGLANYWGYNTIGFFAPHNAYAAHGTRGQQVTEFKTMVRTLHAAGLEVILDVVYNHTAEGNEKGPTLSFRGIDNSSYYRLVDGDWSHYYDTTGTGNSLLMRHPYVLQLIMDSLRYWVTEMHVDGFRFDLAATLARQFHEVDRLSAFFDLIQQDPVISRVKLIAEPWDLGEGGYQVGNFPQLWSEWNGKYRDAVRDFWRAEPHTLGEFASRLTGSSDLYAHNRRRPRASVNFVTAHDGFTLRDLVSYNDKHNTANGEGNQDGESHNRSWNSGAEGDTDDPSVLELRARRQRNFLATLFLSQGIPMLSHGDEVGRSQRGNNNAYCQDNEISWIDWRPTGEQRALLDFTRRVIALRTAHPVLRRRHFFRGESTRRAGRHLPDLAWLLPNAEEMTDDDWQRSDAHSVGVFLNGDAIAEPDPRGRRLVDDSFLLLLNSHWEPVDFRLPAAAYGERWTALIDTTDPDGVPDESEHKAGTRLTVGPRSLVLLSRPSLTAE; via the coding sequence GTGACCCGACGGAACAACCGGAAAGGGGCGCCCGCGTGGAGCGGGCGCCCCTACCCGCTGGGTGCGGTCCCCGACAGTGAGGGCACCAACTTCGCGTTGTTCAGCGAGGTCGCCGAACGCGTCGAACTCGTCCTGGTGGACGACGCCGGCCGGCACACGGGTGTCCCACTGACCGAGGTCGACGGGTCGGTGTGGCACGGCTACCTGCCCGGTGTCGGCCCCGGCCAGCGCTACGGCTACCGGGTGCACGGGCCGTGGGCACCGGCGGCCGGGCACCGCTGCAACCCGGCGAAGCTGCTGCTCGACCCGTACGCCACGGCCGTCGACGGGCAGATCGACAACCACCCCTCGCTCTACGAGCGCCGGCCCGACGGCCCCGACCGGGCCGACAGCGCCGGACACACCATGCTGGGCGTGGTGACCGATTCGGCGTTCGACTGGGGTGACGACAGCCGGCCCGGCCGGTCGTACGCCGACACGGTGATCTACGAGGCCCACGTCAAGGGCATGACCCGCGCCCACCCCGACGTCCCCGCCGAACTGCGCGGCACCTACGCCGGACTGGCGCACCCTGCGGTGGTGGACCACCTGACCTCGCTGGGGGTCACCGCGGTGGAGCTCATGCCGGTCCACCAGTTCGTTCAGGACGGCGTGCTGCAGAGCCGCGGCCTGGCCAACTACTGGGGCTACAACACCATCGGCTTCTTCGCCCCGCACAACGCCTACGCCGCTCACGGCACCCGCGGCCAACAGGTCACCGAGTTCAAGACGATGGTGCGGACCCTGCACGCGGCAGGGCTCGAGGTGATCCTGGACGTCGTCTACAACCACACCGCCGAGGGCAACGAGAAGGGCCCCACCCTCTCCTTCCGCGGCATCGACAACTCCTCGTACTACCGCCTGGTGGACGGTGACTGGTCGCATTACTACGACACCACCGGCACCGGCAACAGCCTGCTGATGCGCCACCCCTACGTACTTCAGCTGATCATGGACTCGCTGCGGTACTGGGTCACCGAGATGCACGTCGACGGCTTCCGCTTCGACCTCGCGGCCACGCTGGCCCGGCAGTTCCACGAGGTGGACCGGCTGTCGGCGTTCTTCGACCTCATCCAGCAGGACCCCGTGATCAGCCGCGTCAAGCTGATCGCCGAACCCTGGGACCTCGGTGAGGGCGGCTACCAGGTGGGCAACTTCCCGCAACTGTGGTCGGAGTGGAACGGCAAGTACCGGGACGCCGTGCGGGACTTCTGGCGCGCCGAGCCGCACACGCTCGGCGAGTTCGCCTCCCGGCTCACCGGCTCCTCCGACCTGTACGCGCACAACAGGCGGCGGCCCCGCGCCAGCGTCAACTTCGTCACCGCGCACGACGGTTTCACCCTGCGCGACCTCGTCTCGTACAACGACAAGCACAACACGGCCAACGGAGAGGGCAACCAGGACGGCGAGAGCCACAACCGGTCCTGGAACAGCGGCGCCGAGGGCGACACCGACGATCCGTCCGTACTCGAACTCCGGGCCCGGCGCCAGCGCAACTTCCTCGCCACCCTGTTTCTTTCGCAGGGCATCCCGATGCTCTCGCACGGCGACGAAGTGGGGCGCAGCCAGCGCGGCAACAACAACGCCTACTGCCAGGACAACGAGATCTCCTGGATAGACTGGCGGCCGACCGGCGAGCAGCGGGCCCTGCTGGACTTCACCCGGCGGGTCATCGCCCTGCGGACCGCCCACCCCGTGCTGCGGCGGCGCCACTTCTTCCGCGGCGAGAGCACGCGCCGCGCGGGCCGGCACCTGCCCGACCTGGCGTGGCTGCTGCCGAACGCCGAGGAGATGACCGACGACGACTGGCAGCGCTCCGACGCCCACAGCGTCGGCGTCTTCCTCAACGGCGACGCCATCGCCGAACCCGATCCGCGCGGCCGGCGCCTGGTCGACGACTCCTTCCTGCTGCTGCTCAACAGCCACTGGGAACCGGTGGACTTCCGCCTCCCGGCGGCCGCCTACGGCGAACGCTGGACGGCGCTGATCGACACCACCGACCCGGACGGCGTCCCCGACGAGTCGGAGCACAAGGCGGGCACCCGGCTGACCGTCGGACCACGCAGCCTGGTGCTGCTGTCCAGGCCCTCACTCACCGCGGAATGA
- the hemC gene encoding hydroxymethylbilane synthase, translating to MPVPELIRIVSRDSPMALAQVGRVQEELAVALPGVRTEVVPVRTTGDKWLGDLSQVEGKGAFTKEVDAALLAGEADVAVHCVKDVPADRPLPAGTVFAAFLKRDDIRDALVHPGGLTLDELPAGARVGTSAVRRVAQLAATHPHLRCVPFRGNANRRLAKLAAGEADALLLAVSGLERIGRGDVISEVLSPETMMPPIGAGILALQCREGDTGLIDAVSALGHPDTHREATAERMFLHVLQGHCNSPIAGYARVDRSGELSLRACVFTPDGKVRLNAHEWAGRLDPATLGTSVAVALLRQGAREIIDGIAH from the coding sequence ATGCCGGTCCCCGAACTGATTCGAATCGTCTCCCGCGACTCGCCCATGGCACTCGCTCAGGTAGGTCGTGTCCAGGAGGAGTTGGCGGTCGCCCTGCCCGGTGTGCGCACCGAGGTCGTCCCCGTGCGGACCACCGGGGACAAGTGGCTGGGCGACCTGTCGCAGGTGGAGGGCAAGGGCGCGTTCACCAAGGAGGTGGACGCCGCGCTGCTGGCCGGGGAGGCGGATGTCGCGGTGCACTGCGTCAAGGACGTGCCCGCCGACCGCCCGCTCCCGGCGGGCACCGTTTTCGCCGCGTTCCTGAAGCGGGACGACATCCGTGACGCGCTCGTGCACCCGGGCGGGCTCACTCTGGACGAACTCCCGGCCGGGGCCAGGGTCGGCACCTCCGCGGTGCGCCGGGTCGCACAGCTGGCGGCCACCCATCCGCACCTCCGGTGCGTGCCGTTCCGCGGCAACGCCAACCGGAGGCTGGCGAAACTCGCCGCCGGTGAGGCGGACGCACTGCTGCTCGCGGTCTCCGGCCTGGAACGCATCGGCCGGGGTGACGTGATCAGCGAGGTCCTCTCCCCCGAGACGATGATGCCGCCCATCGGCGCGGGCATCCTCGCCCTGCAGTGCCGTGAGGGCGACACCGGTCTCATCGACGCGGTCAGCGCCCTCGGCCACCCGGACACCCATCGGGAGGCCACCGCCGAGCGCATGTTCCTGCATGTGCTGCAGGGGCACTGCAACAGCCCGATCGCCGGGTACGCACGAGTCGACCGGAGCGGCGAACTGTCCCTGCGGGCCTGCGTCTTCACACCGGACGGCAAGGTGCGGCTGAACGCCCACGAGTGGGCGGGCCGACTGGATCCGGCGACACTCGGCACCTCCGTCGCCGTGGCCCTGCTGCGTCAGGGCGCCCGCGAGATCATCGACGGGATCGCCCACTGA